The proteins below come from a single Xenopus tropicalis strain Nigerian chromosome 9, UCB_Xtro_10.0, whole genome shotgun sequence genomic window:
- the lyrm1 gene encoding LYR motif-containing protein 1: MGTRHEVLSLYRQIFRIARKWQAASGLKEETIKEKKYIVDEARKLFYKNKKITDLQMIKMCIEECKARVEIGLHYRNPYPRPIHLPPLGLAVPHSKVLRTQEKLRKQAKPVYLKSYDEIS; the protein is encoded by the exons ATGGGGACCCGTCACGAGGTTTTAAGCCTTTATCGGCAGATTTTCCGAATAGCAAGAAAATGGCAGGCAGCATCAGGACTTAAGGAAGAaactataaaagagaaaaaatacattGTGGATGAAGCTAGAAAGTTattctataaaaacaaaaag ATTACAGATCTTCAGATGATTAAAATGTGTATAGAAGAATGCAAGGCAAGAGTGGAGATTGGATTGCATTATAGGAATCCATACCCCAGGCCT ATCCATCTGCCTCCACTGGGACTTGCCGTCCCACACAGTAAAGTTCTGCGTACCCAGGAAAAGCTCAGGAAGCAAGCCAAGCCTGTTTATTTAAAGTCATATGATGAAATCTCCTAG